The DNA segment TCATCTGGAATCGTATGACGCGCCCGCCCGATGATCCGCGACATCGCCCCGATGATCAGCAAACGTCGGATATCGACCTGGCCCATCTTGGACAGCTTACCCAAACGGCTCTTGCCACCGGTCGATTTTTGCAACGGCACCAACCCCAGCCAGGCCGCGAAATCCCGTCCGCAGGAGAATTGCTCCATATCCGGTGCGAAAGCCTCAACCGCCAATGCAGTCATCGGCCCCACACCCGGCATCGTTTGCAGGCGCCGCGCCACAGCGCTTTCTTTTGCGAGTTGCTTGATCAGCTTGTCCTTCGCTGTGATACGGTCTGTTTTCTCAGCAATTTGCGCCAGCAGGTCCTGGCACTCCGTTACGACAAGAGCAGGAAGGTCGCACTCAGGCGCCTCCAACAGTTCGGCGATCCGTTTCACATGGCCAAATCCCACAGGGAATGTGTGCCCGTATTCATAGAGCGTTGAGCGCAAAGCGTTCACCAGCTCAGTGCGCTGATTTACAAGTCGTTCGCGCGCCCGAAATACGACCGCGCGTGCCTGCTGCTGTTCACTCTTCACCGTCGTGAAGTGCATCTCGGGACGCTGCGCCGCCACCACGATCGCCTCTGCGTCATTCCGGTCATTTTTATGGCGTTTTACAAACGGCTTTACGTACTGCGCCGGGATGATCCGCGCCTCGTGACCCAGCTCCATCATTTGCCGCGCCCAGTAATGCGCGCTCCCACAGGCTTCAAAGACCACAACGCAATTCGGCGCGTCCGTCATGTAGCGCCGAAACTGCAATGGCGTCAGCTTCTTGCGATCTCTCACATGCCCTGTCATCGACGCGACGTGCAGATGAAAAACTCGCTTTGCCAAATCTACCCCGATCATTGTATCGTACATCTCGCCGTCCTTCTCTATTTCTGTGGCCTATACACCACTCATGTTGGCACTTTGATGCCTCTCGGGGAAGGGCGGCAACCATACCATCTTGGGTGAGATGGGCCAGTATCTTGCGGATGTTGTGGCCGCAGGCGCATAGGAGGGCAAAGATCGCATCGCCTGCCGTGCCCTTGAGGGGGCATCGCGTCAGTCGGCCGTCAGTTTTCATGTGCCCGATCTCGGCTTCGATGGCGCTGCGCCTTCGCAACAGTTTTGCCAGCATGGGCGTGATGCCTTTGCGCATGCCACTGATCAATACGCGGGTTCGCGTCACACCATGGCTGCGATAGCCACGATCCACCACGGCCAGTGAGGGGCGGATTGTTTGACGTCAAGTAGCGTGCTTCAGCGCCGCAAGGCATATCATATAATACCTTTTGAACGCCTCTATGAGCTCTCAGACCTTAACATTTCTTAGCATTTGCAGGGAACATCAGGCTGATTACAGCAGACGGGCCCGAAGAGCCCGCCCTTCCCGCATTTGCAAATCTTGTTCGCTTCGCTGATGTGGCTGCATGTAAAGAAATGTTGTATCTGAATCCTTAACAGCAGGATGATGAGTGGCAACGCCCGAAGCAACCGAGACTGCCTTTTGAAAAACAATCAAGAATTCAAAACGCTCAGAACCCGACGCAGAACATAGCTCTTCTCTTGGTCACCAGTGTTTCCAAAGAAAAATGGCATCGCGCGGGATCATTTATCGGCGGACTCTTCACTCTGCATTGACGCCCAAGCGAAATTGCCGATACCCT comes from the Roseinatronobacter monicus genome and includes:
- a CDS encoding IS110 family transposase — protein: MYDTMIGVDLAKRVFHLHVASMTGHVRDRKKLTPLQFRRYMTDAPNCVVVFEACGSAHYWARQMMELGHEARIIPAQYVKPFVKRHKNDRNDAEAIVVAAQRPEMHFTTVKSEQQQARAVVFRARERLVNQRTELVNALRSTLYEYGHTFPVGFGHVKRIAELLEAPECDLPALVVTECQDLLAQIAEKTDRITAKDKLIKQLAKESAVARRLQTMPGVGPMTALAVEAFAPDMEQFSCGRDFAAWLGLVPLQKSTGGKSRLGKLSKMGQVDIRRLLIIGAMSRIIGRARHTIPDDSWLGRKVAMKPKMLVGISLANKMARQIWAMLTKNEDYRDPALVGAA